GGCAAAGCTTAAGTGGTTTGCCTACCTTACCCACTTGATGAAAGGGAACGAACTTCGTTTCCTTGGCGGCTTTATGGATGGATTCAGTCAGAAAAAACTCCTTCCTTTTGAAAAAAGTGACGCTTTGCGTCTTCGCTTCCGAGGGTTAGGGTATAGGCCGTTTCGAGCAAGCTTTCGCTTTTTCTCCCGGCTTTCTACAACTTTTGCTTTAGCTTCCAAAGGCGACCCAATGACCTTTCCGGAATTGGAAGTATTCGTCGCCCTACCCTAAGAAAGAAGTCACTATAAAACTGCTTGCCCTCCAGAAGTACCAAAGGTGCACGTAGCCCGGTGAAAATGAATATGTTTGCTACTGAAAGAAGCCTGCCTATTGACTAATATTCGTCTTTAGAATGAAAGTAGCTATGAAGCCCAATCTACTGTCGATTCAAAAGGGGGCATAGTCATATGGGTGGGGTGTTTGTGGGGAGCTGCCTTGGATATGAGGAATTCCTCCAATCTAAAAAAAGAACAAAGAAAAAGTCCGTGACGAAGATCTTTCTTTTCTATCAGTAGATAGGAATGAGTGTTCATTATAGGGGATAGGATCcatctgctctctctctctctctattttATTTGATGCAATTTAGAGAGAAAGAGCAGTGCGAATTAGAAAAAAAAGAGAATCGGGAGATGATTCCAAAATAGATACATAGACATCTAAAGTAAAGGGATGTATATATTATTCCTATATATATCATCTATCTATGAAAAAAGTAAACAGAGTTCGTTTTTGGGTTCCCCGAAGCCCCGAATGGATTGGATCGTTTCTGCTTCTGCCAATGAAATGAAGGCCTCGCCCGTTCCGAATGCTTCTCCAATCCTGAAGTTCTCGCGAAGAGAATAAGATGCAGCTCCCCCTCCCTCTGTCTTTTTCCGCTTTGCTAATCTTCCCCTCTAATGTGGGCCGGGCTTAGGCGGGCGCGGGAGGAAGAAAGAAAGTCGAAGAGCGTCTTCTCCTTTGTCCTTTTTTTAGTGCAACACAGGAAAGCACCCTCCTTTTGTAATCCCTGCAGCTTCCCAGAGGCTTGCTTTTTTTATTGAACGCACGGCGTAGCTAGGACCCCTCCAATCATGTTTGAGCCTATGTTCACCCAGGGCCAAAAAGGAGAATTCCGGAATGCCTGCCGACGTTCAGATAAGGTGCATATCCCTTACCACTAAAGGAAAGGCTCGACGAAGGGGGGGATATTAGCTGGGTAAGGAAAACGCTTTCGGAGATTGAGATGTCGATTTGTTTTTCATCGAAAAGGAAGAAGGCCGAGGGGATAGCAGCATTCCTTTGGGCTTTGCCTGCCGACGTTCTAATAAAGAATTCCGGCTCAGCCCGGGAAAGCGCTggcaacaacataaagaaagggGTCCATGTAGCTGCTGCGCCCGCCCACTGAGAAGCAGGTTCGGCATCTACTACAAAAGAGAGAATCCACTTCAGATAACCATGTCTCTGCTAGGCAGCGTGTGGAATGGCCGAGAGCGGACCAAATGGATATATAATCCAAGCCGAGAGTGGAGTTACGTGAACAACCGTCTGATGGAAAACAACTTTCACGTTCGGTTCAGAGAGCACTTTTTTCGTTGAGAATAAGTCCTTCCCTTTTGTGTGAATTCCCCAGTGAAGAACTAACAACTTGTGGGGCCCTATCTATTCAATCTCTCGAGCCCCAAGAAAACCACCCTCTCCCTCGGACTCAATCTCTCTTTTGACTCTATATATGTGGGCACCTGATATCTATGAGGGTTCACCCACCCCGGTGACAGCATTCCTTTCTATTGCGCCTAAAATCTCTATTTTTGCAAATATGTCACGTGTTTCTATTGTTGCTTCCTATGGGGGTACATTACAACAAATCTTCTTTTTCTGCAGCATTGCTTCTATGATCTTAGGAGCACTGGCCGCCATGGCCCAAACGAAAGTCAAAAGACCTCTAGCTCATAGTTCGATTGGACATGTAGGTTATATTCGTACTGGTTTCTCATGTGGAACCATAGAAGGAATTCAATCACTACTAATTGGTATATTTGTTTATGCATCAATGAGGATAGATGCATTCGCCATAGTTCCAGCATTACGGCAAACCCGTGTCCAATATATAGCGGATTTGGGCGCTCTAGCCAAAACGAATCCTATTTCGGCTATGACCTTCTCCATTACAATGTTCTCATACGCAGGAATACCCCCGTTAGCCGGATTTTGTAGCAAATTCTATTTGTTCTTCGCTACTTTGGGTTGTGGGGCTTACTTCCTAGCCCCAGTGGGAGTAGTGACTAGCGTTATAGGTCGTTGGGCGGCCGGAAGGTTGCCATGAGTAAGGTTGGGAGACCGAAGGCAGTTTTCCGTGCACCGGACACGTAGCTTACCGAATCAGTTGCAACACAAATGGGAATGCATGCTACGAAAGACAGGGTCGAGTCTGATACATCAACCATCGACTCCATATCCTTGTACGAGTCCACAATCATAACACGAGATGAACCTGGGTTTGGTGAATGGAAGTTGGCCTTAGGTGTAATAGGACTCCCAGTTACTGCGCGCGATCGTATACTGAGGTGCTCCCCGTCGGTTGTTGGAACGACGCGAGCTGGGCCGGGCCTCGATTCCTTTCAAAAAGATGAAGGGACAGAGGTGACTAATTCCCCATCTCATTTGGGGCGGAAAACGAATCGACATCTCGATGTGATACAACCCTTTCCATTTTCGTTGGGAAAGAACGGCGAAGTCCATCCGAACCCTCCAATGAAGAAATAAGAGGAGAGCAAAGCGCCAATGGCGCGCGAAGCGCATGCGGAAGGGGCACGGAGAAATAAAGAAGTTTGGGGGAGAAGCAGCCGAGCTCATTCCCTTCGCTTCCTGGGCCCAAAGCAGTGCTTTGTTTCCTGGCCAAATCAAGGATTTGGGGCTGATTGCAAAAGATATCTGAATAGAAAGATGGATCCATCCATCTATCCAGATATCTAAAAAAGAATCGATTTCGATTTCATGAAACCTTTGATTCAAAGAACTACGCTTAGCCCCCCCTCCCCGCTCATGAAACGGCTCTGCTGCAATGGATGGCAGAGGGTCCGTAGTACCCGAAGCACCGGAGTGATCCAGTAGCCCGGAAGGGGCCTAGAAGTGCCTACTACTACACCACACTACACTTGGCTCTACACATTTACAGAGCTTACCCCTATCTAGTGTCTGGCAGAACGTTGGGGGCTTGAATCGTCGATTCGTTATCCCCATCTCAGGCTAGGCTAACGGAGCCTGACTTATTCAGGGGAGAGAGTGGAGCCTATCGAAGCACTCTTGAGAGTAAGATCTTTGGCTCCTCTTCATTCTCTACAGGGGTCTTTGCCCACATGGAAGCGGGGCAGAGATGGATAAGATCAAACACGGGAATAAGAAGCATTTGAAATGCCTTTTTGATCATTTTTATAGAGGTGACTAATTCCCCATCTCATTTGGGGCGGAAAACGAATCGACATCTCGATTTGATACATCCCTTTCCATTTTCGTTGGGAAAGAACGGCGAAGTCCATCCGAACCCTCCAATGAAGAAATAAGAGGAGAGCAAAGCGCCAATGGCGCGCGAAGCACATGCGGAAGGGGCACGGAGAAATAAAGAAGTTTGGGGGAGAAGCAGCCGAGCTCATTCCCTTTGCTTCCTGGGCCCAAAGCAGTGCTTTGATTCCTGGCCAAATCAAGGATTTGGGGCTGATTGCAAAAGATATCTGAATAGAAAGATAGATCCATCCATCTATCCAGATATCTAAAAAAGAATCGATTTCGATTTCATGAAACCTTTGATTCAAAGAACTACGCTTAGCCCCCCCGCTCATGAAACGGCTCTGCTGCAATGGATGGCAGAGGGTCCGTAGTACCCGAAGCACTGGAGTGATCCAGTAGCCGGGAAGGGGCCTAGAAGTGCCTACTACTACACCACACTACACTTGGCTCTACACATTTACAGAGCTTACCCCTGTCCAGTGTCTGGCAAAATGTTGGGGGCTTCAATCGTCGACTCGTTATCCCCATCTCAGCCCAGGCTAACGAAGCCTGACTTATTCAGGGGAGAGAGTGGAGCCTATCGAAGCACTCTTGAGAGTAAGATCCTTGGCTCCTCTTCATTCTCTACAGGGGTCTTTGCCCACATGGAAGCGGGGCAGAGATGGATAAGATCAAACACGGGAATAAGAAGCATTTGAAATGCCTTTTTGATCATTTTGATAGAGGGGGATGGATAAAGTGGGCAAAACAGACTCACATTTTTCAATCGAAAAGATGGGTTCCTTTTTCGTCTCGACAAAGAAAGAATCATCTTGAAAATGCTCCTAACCCCTTCGTAGGGCCGTGTATAGTAAGTGATCCGAACCTTCCCGGAGCGAGCCCCACTTACAGGCAAGTGAAGTTGGTGAGCCGTATGAGGGGCAACTATCTCCTGCGGTTCAGAGAGGACTCAGCTGTTAGTTAGTACCCCCTTGGTTTCGGGGTGGACCCTTTCACTCTATTTTATTATATATGCTTAGCGAAAAGAATGTTTTTTGATAGACCTAGGACATGGATTCTATATGAACCAATGGATCGTGACAAGTCGTTACTACTAGCAATGACTTCCTCTTTTATTACTTCATCCTTTCCATATCCCTCCCTCTTGTTCGATCTTACTCATCAAATGGCACTCAGTTCATATCTGGAAGTTCGTTCGATCATTGACAAGGTTCAAAGAAAGGGTGGGCCATTCACCATGAAGGCTAAAAGCGAGATAGGCTTTACTGGACATTTTCGCTTACAAAGGCGAAGACAATTCCACGTTTTTTCAGCCGATTCTCCGAAATTTAAGACAATTATCCTCACTCAAACTTCAAAAAGTCCTTTTTTCTGATGTAAATTCTGTCTGTCTCCTTTGTCCTTCCTAACGCTAGTCTAGTCTCCGATTAAAGGATTGATACGGGCGTGCTTCCTTGCAGAGGGTTGTTTTAGACACCTACCCACCAGAAACTTCGCTTTGCCACCCAGGTATAACCTAAGCCTTCCACAAAGGAATATTTACTACTGGGTCCATCACGTGTCCAGATACCGGTGCATCCCTTGCCGTTTCCCCATCGGTTGAAGTTGGATCAAAGTCCCCGGACGCGAATGCTCATTATAGAAAGAACTAGGCCTACTTAGGTAAACATGCACCCCATCACTACCGAAGTAGTTGAAATCTCTAACTTAGGTGCGTTTGCCCATTACTTCTACCCATCTACGCGATTATGAGATCCAGCCATTGGAACTGAGAGATCCCCGCTGTTTGACCTACTCAAGTAGGCTTTCTATTGAATATCCACCCGTGGTAATTGCTTGACTGGTAGAAGCACCAAGCTTTGGTACTATAGTCGTACTCGAGACCCTATTGAGCTGCTTAGTCTTCTCCTTTCTTTGATGATCTTCAACACATCTATTTGAATTCCCTGCGAGTGAAGGATTTCTCGTATGGAGAAAAACCTCTTGAGCGCTATCTGATCTTATTTTTGTATTTCAAATATGGGACCTGCCTTTTTAATGGGACATCCCGGCAACATGCCTACTCATGCATGTGGCCAAGTACTCGACCAATCCTCAGAGCGAAGGGATGAACGAATTCTTGAGGTCTGGTTCATTGAGGTCAGCATCACATGAAACCTTTAGCACTTCCGTTCGATATTGGATGGAGTATGGCTGGAAGGTGAGCCTAGCTAGTCTTGTCAATCGGCCCTGACTCgtcttctccttggtacctaCCGCTATTGAACTTCGGTACCTATATTCCTGAAACAAGACAGACCTTCATGAAGACCTTCTATTTTGGAATAAGATCGGACATTTCCACATTGAGGTGAAATTACATATGAGGAAAATAATCCTGGACTACGAAAGCTGCCCTTGTGTGGTAGAACCAAGTCTTCCACCGGGCGGTCAGCCAAGTACTGAAGCCCCTATCTTGATATAGAATAGAAGTGAGTTCACACTAAAAATAGAAGAAGCCCTATGATTTTTTAGCCCTGCTATCAATCACTTCGGTAAAGGGATCGAAAGATTATGGTCTGAAATAGAGATTTGAGAGTCCCTCGTGTGAGTACGTGCTAAAGAGCAAGGAGTGAAAGTGcgttcatctttctttctgctAGTTGTTTCCTGCTAATAGTGATTAGTGAGTGCCCCATACATAGCCAATGTCCGTCCGTGTTCACATCCAGTCTTCTCTATACACTAGTGCAACTTCCAGCTCTATGCTATGTATGGTAGTCGTTTGACTCGGGAATCCCTGATAAAAGCTTTTAGTCCGTGCCTGGCAGTTTCAGCCGTGGTCCAGTCCAGCAGCCTCTTTTCGATCCAAGAGTCGCATGAGAAGAAAGCTTCCGGTTAGCTTCAGTTAGTGTTAGTTAAATAGAATGGGAACCTCGTAACTATGCCAAGCCCGATCTTGGTTCCAATGCTGCAGAGAAAGGTTATGTGTAAAAAGAAGGTCTTTATCCTGGTGCTGCGGAGACCGGTGTTGCTGATCGAACTCATTTTCTttcaaggagatcgaaaatctcTGAATTTCTGCGAAATGAAATTACATATTTATTGCGAGGGGCTTTGAAAAGCGAAAGGATGAAGACTGATTTAGATCCTCTGAAAGCGCAGGAAGTATGCCTTTTGAGCTTTTTCTCCACCCACCTCTGAGCATCCTGTTGGAATGGTCCTAGGAAAGACTACGTACGAGAAATCATTCTCACAGCCAACTTTCCTTCTTCTGAGCAAATAAATGTAGTATTTAGTCCAACCAATCATTGGTGAATCTATGTCTTTCGTGAAAAGTGGAGTATTTGTGCGCAAGATCTTTCTATTCCCTTTAGTAGGTGCACACATCTCGTATGGTAAATATACCTTTGTGCCCTATAAGGTAAGATTGATTGACGGAGTCAAGAGATGGAGATCTTGGTTTAGCAGCAGCTGCCTGTCCTTTTCTTTCGTGAAAGGTATGATCTAGAGTGTGATTCTGATCCCGTGATTGGGTGCTTGGCGTAGAATGAGTGGAGCATACTAGGAATGCCGAATGCTCGCTCAATGAGGGAGCTTTGTTGGAGAAGAGTGGGACTAGAAAGAGGGAATACCCATGTCAGGCCATGTAAGGCCAATAGTTGAGGTACCTGGATCCAGACAAGACTCCAAACATGTAAGAATCTACCTTGAAGCAAGGTTTCTACTAGTTAATACGTTCCACCCTAATGATGACAGCTAATGTTACTAAAAGCTTAGATGAAGAAAGAGCTTCTGAGCGAAGGCTTGTTGGCTTTGGTTGTTGGCGTGGATTATCTTGTTAAGCTCTGCAGAGATGGTGAGCGTGAAGAAAGGACACTACCATCAAAGAAAGACAGCTCTCAAATGGATTTGCTGGTCTATGATGACCAAGTAGAAGCATCCGT
The sequence above is a segment of the Aegilops tauschii subsp. strangulata cultivar AL8/78 chromosome 6, Aet v6.0, whole genome shotgun sequence genome. Coding sequences within it:
- the LOC120966308 gene encoding NADH-ubiquinone oxidoreductase chain 2 encodes the protein MWAPDIYEGSPTPVTAFLSIAPKISIFANMSRVSIVASYGGTLQQIFFFCSIASMILGALAAMAQTKVKRPLAHSSIGHVGYIRTGFSCGTIEGIQSLLIGIFVYASMRIDAFAIVPALRQTRVQYIADLGALAKTNPISAMTFSITMFSYAGIPPLAGFCSKFYLFFATLGCGAYFLAPVGVVTSVIGRWAAGRLP